The Fluviispira sanaruensis sequence CCCATTTTTTTCTTATTCAATTGCTTCTGATATTGGTTCCATAAATTTATTGCATCGTCTTGCCGGATATTTTTGCCGATTATTTCATGCTTATTATCTTTATTTTTCTCTTTATTACTTATCTCGTTCATTATTCTTTGCTCCAGAGTAGATCCAATCATACTGTTCTTTATATTCAAGAGGCAAAAGGATATTTTTATTCTCACACAAACTCATAAAACTACAGGAGAAATCAGAAAAACAGGCCGTTCTCAGCAAAGTGGGTTCCATAAACTTTTCGGGCAAAGAACTTCTTAGCGAATTCCAAATCATTTTTACTCTCGCAAAACTCGCTCGTTCAACATGAAGTTTATCTATTGAAATATAATCATCAAAGACAGCTTGCGACAATTTGCTATACAAATTCTCCCAATCCTCTTCTTTTGTACCACATGTTGATAAAAAATCACCCCGTTCAATTAAATTTATCAATTTATGACTGTTGCATGCTAATATTTCTTGCAAAAGAGCAAAGCAAGCGAGAGATTTTAAAAGAGCATAACTTGAAATTGAAATTGCATGCCCTTCTCTTAACTCCATAAATATCCATGGGTTACGCAGAGCTCCCCGCCCAACAATAAACTTATTGACTTCTGGAGCTTGTTCACGCAAATATTTAAAACTACCTAAATCTGTAATATCCCCAGAACCTACTACGGGAAAGTCTAATTTTTTTGCTGCTTCATCAATTAAGCTCCATCGGGCTTTGCCTGTGTAACGATCTTTGCGGGTGCGTGCATGTAAGGTCAATTGAGATAATTTTGCATCAGCTACTATCTTTAATAATTCTGGAAATTCATCATCCGAAGAAAAGCCAGATCTCATTTTTATACTGAATTTTTGAGCTCCAAGAAGGTTTTCTAAACCATGAAGGAAATTATAAAAAACTTCAGTCTTTTCTAATAAACCACTGCCCGCATGGCTGCCAACAACTTTTGGCGAAGGACAGCCACAATTGATATCAACAAAGGAAGTTGCCCTTAACAGAGGAGCCGCAATCCGCTCTAAATCTTCTGGCGCAGTGCCCATCAGCTGAGGAATGAGTGCATAGTTGAAACAATTTTTTAGGTCAAAAATTTCTGCTGCATACGTTGAAGCAACCCGTTTCCAAGGGTAGTCTCGAGTGACACGTAAAAAAGGTGTCACAGCAAAATCTGGCTGAGATGTTTGTGAAAACCAAAGACGAGTGGCTAGGCAGGTCACACCTTCCATTGGTGCCAAGCCTATGGAATTGTTGTTTATAATATTTTTATTCGGTGTCGATAGCACAGCATTCCTCTTTGAGATCTCTTTTACAAACAATGCGTGGTATAGGTGAAAAAACTCTAAGCTTCAACAAGAAAGAGAAATAGGCTGACAAGGTATGGAAAATATACAAATACACGAGCGAATCGGCTTAACAGGTGCATCGAGTTTTTTAACGACTCTGGTCTTAAAACGTTTAGCTGAGCTTTCAACAGTTAAAGAAGTTCATATTTTTGATATCCATTCCCCTTCAATTGCATCGAGTAAATTCATATTTCATCGTGTGGATCTCACAAAAGATGAAGCAAGCGCTGAAATTGCATCTACATTATTGCAAAATAACGTAACAGCTTTTATTCATGGCGCGCTTTTCTCTGGCCCCACACGAAAAAAAAGTTATCATCACGAAGTTGAATCCATAGGAACCTTTCACATATTAAATGCAGTTGCGGAGGCACAAATTCAGAAACTTGTTGTGC is a genomic window containing:
- a CDS encoding tRNA-dihydrouridine synthase family protein — encoded protein: MLSTPNKNIINNNSIGLAPMEGVTCLATRLWFSQTSQPDFAVTPFLRVTRDYPWKRVASTYAAEIFDLKNCFNYALIPQLMGTAPEDLERIAAPLLRATSFVDINCGCPSPKVVGSHAGSGLLEKTEVFYNFLHGLENLLGAQKFSIKMRSGFSSDDEFPELLKIVADAKLSQLTLHARTRKDRYTGKARWSLIDEAAKKLDFPVVGSGDITDLGSFKYLREQAPEVNKFIVGRGALRNPWIFMELREGHAISISSYALLKSLACFALLQEILACNSHKLINLIERGDFLSTCGTKEEDWENLYSKLSQAVFDDYISIDKLHVERASFARVKMIWNSLRSSLPEKFMEPTLLRTACFSDFSCSFMSLCENKNILLPLEYKEQYDWIYSGAKNNERDK